In Streptomyces violaceusniger Tu 4113, one DNA window encodes the following:
- a CDS encoding PP2C family protein-serine/threonine phosphatase, whose amino-acid sequence MSLSLRFAAGSHKGMIREGNEDSGYAGPRLLAIADGMGGQAAGEVASSEVISTLVQLDDDVPGSDILTSLGSAVQRANDQLRVMVEEDPQLEGMGTTLTALLWTGQRLGLVHVGDSRAYLLRDGVLTQITQDHTWVQRLVDEGRITEEEAGTHPQRSLLMRALGSGDHVEPDLSIREVRAGDRYLICSDGLSGVVSHQTLEETLGSYQGPHETVQELIQLALRGGGPDNITCIVADVLDVDGGDTLAAQLNDTPVIVGAVAENQVPLGDGGAAHTPAGRAAELGRSVPQQGDPHGGFGPPGSGDPAMGGLPQGSYDDYADGDFTKKSGAKAWAKRSLFIVLGLAVIGGGLYGGYRWTQTQYYVGSNGDHVAIYQGISQDLAWIKLNKVHEDHREIELKYLPADQRGRVEDTITVSGLGQAQDKTKDLATLAGACKKADAQQKAEDSQKDLTGGDKGKKGGSGGSPSNSVGPSQSGAQSGDDKTESQLGARAAKATTKPTPTTSPTPKPGPTLSEEEKKLVPQCSSTQQ is encoded by the coding sequence ATGAGTCTGTCACTGCGTTTCGCGGCCGGATCGCACAAAGGCATGATCCGGGAGGGCAACGAGGACTCCGGCTATGCCGGTCCCCGGCTGCTCGCCATCGCCGACGGCATGGGTGGCCAGGCCGCCGGCGAGGTCGCCAGCTCCGAGGTGATCTCCACCCTCGTCCAGCTCGACGACGACGTCCCGGGCTCGGACATCCTGACGTCCCTCGGCAGCGCCGTGCAGCGGGCCAATGACCAGTTGCGCGTCATGGTCGAGGAGGACCCCCAGCTGGAGGGCATGGGCACCACGCTCACCGCCCTGCTGTGGACCGGCCAGCGGCTCGGCCTGGTGCACGTCGGCGACTCGCGCGCGTATCTGCTGCGCGACGGTGTGCTCACCCAGATCACCCAGGACCACACCTGGGTGCAGCGCCTGGTCGACGAGGGCCGGATCACCGAGGAGGAGGCGGGCACCCACCCGCAGCGCTCCCTGCTGATGCGCGCGCTGGGCAGCGGCGACCATGTCGAGCCCGATCTGTCCATCCGCGAGGTCCGGGCCGGGGACCGCTATCTGATCTGCTCCGACGGCCTGTCCGGCGTCGTGAGCCACCAGACGCTCGAGGAGACCCTCGGCAGCTACCAGGGCCCCCACGAGACCGTGCAGGAGCTGATCCAGCTCGCCCTGCGCGGCGGCGGCCCCGACAACATCACCTGCATCGTCGCCGACGTCCTCGACGTCGACGGCGGCGACACCCTGGCCGCCCAGCTCAACGACACCCCCGTGATCGTGGGCGCGGTCGCCGAGAACCAGGTCCCCCTCGGGGACGGCGGCGCCGCGCACACCCCCGCGGGCCGCGCGGCCGAGCTCGGCCGGTCCGTACCGCAGCAGGGCGACCCGCACGGCGGCTTCGGACCGCCCGGCAGCGGCGACCCGGCCATGGGCGGTCTGCCGCAGGGCAGTTACGACGACTACGCCGACGGCGACTTCACCAAGAAGAGCGGCGCCAAGGCCTGGGCCAAGCGCTCGCTCTTCATCGTGCTGGGCCTGGCCGTGATCGGCGGCGGCCTCTACGGCGGCTATCGCTGGACCCAGACGCAGTACTACGTGGGCTCCAACGGCGACCATGTCGCGATCTACCAGGGCATCAGCCAGGACCTCGCGTGGATCAAGCTCAACAAGGTCCATGAGGACCACCGCGAGATCGAACTCAAGTACCTCCCGGCCGACCAGCGCGGCCGTGTGGAGGACACCATCACGGTCAGCGGGCTCGGCCAGGCCCAGGACAAGACCAAGGACCTCGCCACCCTCGCCGGCGCCTGTAAGAAGGCCGACGCCCAGCAGAAGGCCGAGGACAGCCAGAAGGACCTCACCGGCGGCGACAAGGGCAAGAAGGGCGGCTCCGGGGGCAGTCCCTCCAACAGCGTCGGCCCGTCCCAGAGCGGCGCCCAGTCCGGGGACGACAAGACCGAGAGCCAGCTCGGGGCACGCGCCGCGAAGGCCACGACCAAGCCCACGCCGACGACGTCTCCCACTCCGAAGCCCGGCCCCACCCTCTCGGAGGAGGAGAAGAAGTTGGTCCCGCAGTGCAGCAGCACCCAGCAGTGA
- a CDS encoding FHA domain-containing protein FhaB/FipA — protein sequence MSELTLTVMRLGFLAVLWLFVIVAVQVIRSDLFGTRVTQRGSARRGAPDRPQQQQQRQSAPPPQRQQSGGRGRRGAPTKLVVSEGTLTGTTVALQGQTITLGRAHDSTIVLDDDYASSRHARIYPDRDGQWIVEDLGSTNGTYLDRTRLTTPTPIALGAPIRIGKTVIELRK from the coding sequence ATGTCAGAGCTGACCCTCACGGTCATGCGGTTGGGTTTCCTCGCCGTACTGTGGCTGTTCGTCATCGTGGCCGTCCAGGTCATCCGCAGCGACCTGTTCGGGACCCGCGTGACGCAGCGCGGTTCGGCGCGGCGCGGCGCCCCCGACCGGCCGCAACAGCAGCAACAACGGCAGAGCGCGCCGCCGCCGCAGCGCCAGCAGTCCGGTGGCCGCGGCCGCCGCGGTGCCCCCACCAAGCTGGTGGTCTCCGAGGGCACGCTCACCGGCACCACGGTCGCCCTCCAGGGGCAGACCATCACCCTCGGCCGTGCGCACGATTCAACAATCGTGCTGGACGACGACTACGCCTCCAGCCGGCATGCCAGGATCTACCCGGACCGTGACGGCCAGTGGATCGTCGAGGATCTCGGGTCCACCAACGGCACGTATCTCGACCGGACCCGACTCACCACACCGACACCGATCGCGCTGGGTGCGCCGATTCGCATCGGCAAGACCGTCATCGAGCTGCGGAAGTAG
- a CDS encoding winged helix-turn-helix transcriptional regulator — MAKDRGEHNEQACKQVDGEMTRFFELFGKRWTGLIVAVLTEQAAYFAELRRAIPGISERMLSDRLTELSAAGLVVREVDAGPPLRVAYRLTDAGKALEPALKELSRWAESHLPSGGEDCPEQFRG; from the coding sequence ATGGCGAAGGATCGTGGGGAGCACAACGAGCAGGCCTGCAAGCAGGTCGACGGCGAGATGACGCGGTTCTTCGAGCTGTTCGGCAAGCGCTGGACGGGACTCATCGTGGCCGTGCTGACGGAGCAGGCGGCGTACTTCGCCGAGCTTCGGCGAGCCATCCCGGGGATCAGTGAACGGATGCTGTCGGACCGGCTCACCGAGCTCTCCGCGGCGGGTCTGGTGGTGCGGGAGGTCGACGCCGGGCCACCGCTGCGGGTGGCCTATCGGCTGACCGACGCGGGGAAGGCGCTGGAGCCCGCGCTGAAGGAGCTGTCGCGGTGGGCGGAGAGCCATCTGCCCTCGGGCGGCGAGGACTGCCCGGAGCAGTTCCGGGGCTGA
- a CDS encoding DUF2252 domain-containing protein: MTDDRSGQDGGSGEGGRGEESGRSAESGQNGERGPGGEATAGGAARRLPPVAGFAVWRGDGQSPRQRGKALRKRVPRSVHAEPPRGDGRPDPVAAVERSNAGRLPELTPIRVGRMAAGPFSFMRGAAGLMAHDLTSTPVTGIGAQLCGDAHAANFGIYGDARGGLIIDLNDFDETVHGPWEWDVKRLAVSLVLAGREAGADEDTCRAAARDAVGAYRRTVRLLAKLPAADAWNAIADEELVSHTDAKDLVGTLERISEKARRNTSARYAARSTEPVPGERGSSGRPEARRFVDAPPVLRRVPDEEAAAVASSLAEYLGTLSEDRLPLLSRYEVHDVAFRVVGTGSVGTRSYVVLLLDHRGEPMVLQVKEARPSALLPHVAKAGFEVPDVTHEGRRVVLGQKRMQVVSDILLGWTTVRGRHYQVRQFRNRKGSVDPAALAADQMDDYGRMTGALLARAHAHSADPRLLAGYCGKGEELDEAVAAFAVAYADRTEADHSALVLAVRNGRIAAEMGV, translated from the coding sequence ATGACGGACGACCGGAGCGGTCAGGACGGCGGAAGCGGCGAGGGCGGCCGGGGCGAAGAGAGCGGCCGGAGCGCAGAGAGCGGACAGAACGGCGAGCGGGGACCGGGCGGCGAGGCCACCGCGGGCGGGGCGGCCCGGCGGCTGCCGCCGGTTGCGGGCTTCGCCGTCTGGCGCGGTGACGGGCAGTCTCCCCGGCAGCGGGGCAAGGCGCTGCGCAAGCGGGTGCCGCGCTCGGTGCATGCCGAGCCGCCGAGGGGCGACGGGCGGCCGGATCCGGTGGCGGCGGTCGAGCGGTCGAACGCCGGGCGGCTGCCGGAGCTCACCCCGATCCGGGTGGGGCGGATGGCCGCGGGCCCCTTCTCCTTTATGCGCGGGGCCGCCGGGCTGATGGCGCACGACCTCACGAGCACGCCGGTGACCGGTATCGGGGCACAGCTGTGTGGCGATGCCCACGCCGCCAACTTCGGGATCTACGGAGATGCGCGCGGTGGCCTGATCATCGATCTCAATGACTTCGACGAGACCGTCCACGGCCCGTGGGAGTGGGATGTGAAGCGGCTCGCGGTCTCGCTGGTGCTGGCCGGCCGGGAGGCGGGAGCCGACGAGGACACCTGCCGGGCGGCGGCGCGGGATGCCGTGGGCGCCTATCGGCGCACGGTGCGGCTGCTGGCCAAGCTGCCGGCGGCGGACGCGTGGAACGCGATCGCGGACGAGGAGCTGGTCTCCCACACGGACGCCAAGGACCTGGTCGGCACGCTGGAGCGGATCTCCGAGAAGGCCCGGCGGAACACCAGCGCGCGGTACGCGGCCCGGTCCACCGAGCCCGTGCCGGGTGAGAGGGGCTCCTCCGGTCGGCCGGAGGCCCGGCGCTTTGTGGACGCGCCGCCGGTGCTGCGGAGGGTGCCGGACGAGGAGGCGGCGGCGGTGGCCTCGTCGCTCGCCGAGTATCTGGGCACGCTGTCGGAGGACCGGCTCCCGCTGCTCTCGCGGTACGAGGTGCACGATGTGGCGTTCCGGGTCGTCGGCACGGGCAGTGTGGGCACCCGCTCCTATGTGGTGCTGCTGCTCGACCACCGCGGCGAGCCGATGGTGCTCCAGGTGAAGGAGGCGCGCCCCTCCGCGCTGCTGCCGCATGTGGCGAAGGCCGGTTTCGAGGTGCCGGACGTCACACATGAGGGGCGGCGGGTGGTGCTCGGCCAGAAGCGGATGCAGGTGGTCAGCGACATCCTGCTGGGGTGGACGACGGTGCGGGGGCGGCATTACCAGGTGCGGCAGTTCCGCAACCGCAAGGGAAGTGTGGACCCGGCGGCGCTGGCCGCGGACCAGATGGACGACTACGGGCGGATGACCGGCGCGCTGCTGGCGCGGGCGCATGCCCACAGCGCGGACCCTCGGCTGCTGGCAGGTTACTGCGGCAAGGGGGAGGAGTTGGACGAGGCGGTGGCCGCCTTCGCGGTGGCGTACGCGGATCGCACGGAAGCGGATCACTCCGCGCTGGTCCTGGCGGTGCGCAATGGCCGGATAGCGGCCGAGATGGGGGTGTGA
- a CDS encoding FhaA domain-containing protein, with product MGVLKRFEQRLEGLVNGTFAKVFKSEVQPVEIAGALQRECDNNATIWNRDRTVVPNDFIVELSTPDYERLSPYSGQLGDELASMVRDYAKQQRYTFMGAIKVHLQKADDLDTGLYRVRSRTLASSESQDAQQAPGRPGAAPQQRPGGYGYPAQPAGAPPMPSTPPGARPAPRTSGAGAGAGAQQQGQARRWIEINGSRHQISRPTLVLGRSTDADVRIDDPGVSRRHCEIRVGTPPTVQDLGSTNGIVVDGQHTTRATLRDGSRIVVGSTTIVYRQAEG from the coding sequence GTGGGAGTACTGAAACGCTTCGAGCAGCGTCTCGAGGGCCTCGTGAACGGCACCTTCGCCAAGGTGTTCAAGTCCGAGGTCCAGCCTGTCGAGATCGCCGGCGCCCTCCAGCGGGAGTGCGACAACAACGCCACGATCTGGAACCGCGACCGGACGGTCGTCCCCAATGACTTCATCGTCGAGCTGAGCACGCCCGACTACGAGCGGCTCAGCCCGTATTCCGGCCAGCTCGGCGACGAGCTGGCCAGCATGGTCCGCGACTACGCCAAGCAGCAGCGTTACACCTTCATGGGCGCCATCAAGGTGCATCTGCAGAAGGCCGACGATCTCGACACCGGCCTGTATCGGGTGCGCAGTCGGACGCTGGCGTCCAGCGAGTCCCAGGACGCACAGCAGGCGCCGGGCCGCCCCGGCGCAGCCCCGCAGCAGCGCCCCGGCGGCTACGGCTACCCCGCCCAGCCCGCCGGTGCCCCGCCGATGCCGTCCACGCCCCCCGGGGCCCGTCCGGCGCCCCGCACCAGCGGAGCCGGGGCCGGCGCCGGAGCCCAGCAGCAGGGCCAGGCCCGCCGCTGGATCGAGATCAACGGCAGCCGCCACCAGATCTCCCGGCCCACACTCGTTCTGGGCCGCTCCACCGACGCTGACGTGCGGATCGACGATCCCGGTGTCTCCCGCAGACACTGCGAGATCCGGGTCGGAACCCCACCGACCGTCCAGGATCTCGGGTCGACCAACGGCATCGTGGTGGACGGACAGCACACCACGCGCGCTACGCTCCGCGACGGCTCGCGGATCGTCGTGGGCAGCACCACCATCGTTTACCGGCAAGCCGAAGGGTGA
- a CDS encoding FMN-dependent NADH-azoreductase yields MPTLLHIDTSVFPGEASASRSVTATFRKEWEAQHPNGTVIYRDLAAEPLPHLDGLAAAAGFAAPDQRSPEQHAAFALRETLASELEQADTVLIAAPMYNFTIPSTLKAWLDHVIIMGRTAGAEQTTTSGTPTVVVASRGGGYGPGTPRESFEFVTNYLGKALGDGLGLDVTFVVPELTLARSNPAMAELVDASDASKTKAHEEAAAKAKELATRFAA; encoded by the coding sequence ATGCCGACTCTTCTGCACATCGACACGTCCGTCTTCCCTGGTGAAGCCTCCGCTTCCCGCTCGGTCACGGCCACCTTCCGCAAGGAATGGGAAGCCCAGCACCCGAACGGCACGGTGATCTATCGCGACCTGGCCGCCGAGCCGCTGCCGCACCTGGACGGCCTCGCCGCCGCAGCCGGTTTCGCCGCTCCCGATCAGCGCTCGCCCGAGCAGCACGCCGCGTTCGCCCTGCGGGAGACCCTTGCCAGCGAGCTCGAGCAGGCGGACACGGTCCTGATCGCCGCCCCGATGTACAACTTCACGATCCCCTCCACCCTCAAGGCGTGGCTGGACCACGTGATCATCATGGGCCGCACCGCGGGCGCCGAGCAGACCACCACCTCGGGCACCCCGACCGTCGTCGTCGCCAGCCGTGGCGGCGGTTACGGCCCCGGCACCCCGCGGGAGAGCTTCGAGTTCGTCACGAACTACCTGGGGAAGGCGCTGGGCGACGGGCTCGGCCTCGATGTCACCTTCGTTGTGCCGGAACTCACGCTGGCCCGCAGCAATCCGGCCATGGCCGAGCTGGTCGATGCCTCGGACGCCTCCAAGACGAAGGCCCACGAGGAGGCCGCGGCCAAGGCCAAGGAGCTCGCCACCCGCTTCGCCGCCTGA